aatcaagagCCTCGAGCCAATAAAAACTGAGAAGATTGACTCAAGAACAAATTTAATTAGAGACTCCATTATAAAATTAAGACCTAACCATTAATGGAAAAGCAATGGGAACGACGGAACCTCTAAATACATAGGATTTTATTGAAAACAAACCTTAATGATTTATTAGGGAGGATAGCGAAAGGAACCAGAGGACAATCCATTTTTTCTGTATTCTAAAGGATCGTGGATTATTTCtacaaataaaagaataaagaaatATTAAAAGAGTAAATATTTGCTCGCGAAATTTTTTAGACTATTGGGTTTCTAAATTTTAGCGATCTGATATCATaattataatagaaaaaaaattcgttATAACCTTATAACAAAAACAAGATtctctaaaataaaatagaaaaaattatctaaaatattatagataatattatctatatctataagATAAAactagaatatatatatatatacaatataaaaagaaagagttatttattagttatatgTACAATGTACGAATAATTAGTTCTATATATCTATATTATAGAATAATATAGATATAGcaatttctattttaataatctaataaaataaactagatattcgattaattaataattaaattagatatttaagtaAATTTGATATTCGATTAAAATTAAGTGAAATCTCAAAGAATCCCATGATTTAGTATATTATTCATCaaacacatatatatatttttaatcatttcATTCGCGAGGAGCTGGATGAGAAGAAACTCTCATGTCCGGTTCTGTAGTAGAGATGGAATTGATAAACAACCATCAACTATAACCCCAAAAGAACCCGATTCCGTAAACAACATCGAGGAAGAATGAAAGGAATAGCTTTTCGAGGTAATCGTATTTGTTTCGGCAGATATGCTCTTCAGGCACTTGAACCCGCTTGGATTACATCTAGACAAATAGAAGCGGGACGACGAGCAATGACACGAAATGCACGCCGCGGCGGAAAAATATGGGTACGTATATTTCCCGACAAACCAGTTACTTTAAGACCTGCGGAAACGCGTATGGGTTCAGGGAAAGGATCTCCTGAATATTGGGTAGCTGTCGTTAAACCTGGTAGAATACTTTATGAAATGCGCGGAGTAGCAGAAAATATAGCAAGAAGGGCTATTTTAATAGCAGCATCTAAAATGCCTATACGAACTCAATTCATTATTTCGGGATAGTAATATAGAAATAAAGGAAAAAGACTTTTTTTAGCatctaaaaaaaatgcaagtttctttttgtttttgaacaaaaaatatatctttttttctttgcattaaattaaaataacagataaaaaaatgatatgatCCAATCTCAGACCCGTTTAAATGTAGCGGATAACAGCGGAGCCCGAGAATTGATGTGTATTCGAATCATAGGGACTAGCAATCGCCGATATGCTCATATTGGTGACATTATTGTTGCTGTGATCAAGGAAGCAGCACCAAATTCACCTCTAGAAAGATCAGAAGTAATCAGATCTGTAATTGTACGTACTTGTAAAGAACTGAAACATGATAACGGTATGATAATACGATATGATGACAATGCTGCGGTTGTCATTGATCAAGAAGGAAATCCAAAAGGAACTCGAATTTTTGGTGCAATCGCCCGAGAATTGAGACAgttaaattttactaaaataattttattagcgCCTGAAGTattataagataaaaaaatagaaaatagaagATATACCATTTAAGATTTAAGATTAAGATGAGACCgtgattttgaataaaaatgaaatagaatttcattaataaataataaattatgtttCACGCATATacctttaataaaattaagtaattcataaaaaaaaaaagagtatgtTGATTATATCAAAActagaaagaaataaaaaatttcgtTTATCATGGGCAGGGATCCTATTGCTGACATAATAACCTATATACGAAATGCTGACATGAATAGAAAAGGAACCGTTCGACTAGCATCCACTAACATCACCgaaaacattattaaaatacttttacGAGAAGGTTTTATTGAAAATGTCAGGAAACACCAGGAAGGCAAcaaaatttttttggttttaaccCTACGACATAGAAGAAAAAGGAAAGGGCCATATAGAACTAGTCTAAATTTAAAACGGATCAGCCGACCTGGTCTACGAATCTATTCTAACTATCAAAAAATTCCTAGAATTTTGGGCGGAATGGGTATTGTAATTATTTCGACTTCTCGGGGTATAATGACCGACCGAGAGGCTCGACTAGAAAGAATCGGGGGGGAAATCTTGTGTTATATATGGTAATCTTTCGAATATCCGAATTGTATCCCAACCTCttatttgtgaaaaaaaaaaagaagttttTAATATAATTCCTCGTACATTAATTGATACTTGAAGAGAATTTTAGTTAGATAATGAAGATCTGCTTTTAGATTATGTTTCAGTAAAGATCCAACGCAGTTTATACTTATACTGCCCCGAAATAGTGTTTAGTGCTTAGAATTTGACCGTAGAACTTCTAATTTAGAGACCTTCTAATTTTTATACTCCGTAACAAACAAAGATTTAAATGATTAGTCCatttttttcactttctttcaTCTTTCATAAGAATACATTTCACGATTTCGAAATTTAAAGAAACTTATATTCTTCAAATATGTATATGTAGATTCAAAATTTAAGGGATGTCAAATATGAAAATAAGAGCTTCTGTTCGTAAAATTTGTGAAAAATGTCGACTGATACGTAGACGAGGACGAATTATAGTAATTTGCTTTAACCCAAGACATAAACAAAGACAAGGATAATCTTGATAAGCAGACACGCTCTAAAAGATCTGAAGtacaaaaaaatgtataaaaataaagaatctaTTTTGACATGAAATGGATATATCCATAGACCCTGACTTATATTTATGAGATAATAAAATATGGCAAAACCTTTACCAAGAATAGGTTCGCGCAGGAATGGACGTATTGGTTCACGTAAGAATGTACGTAAAATACCAAAAGGAGTTATTCATGTTCAAGCAAGTTTTAACAATACTATTGTGACCGTTACAGATGTACGGGGTCGAGTGATTTCTTGGTCCTCCGCCGACACTTGTGGATTCCGGGGAACAAGAAGAGGAATGCCATTTGCAGTTCAAACCGCAGCAGGAAATGCTATTCGAACAGTAGTGGATCAAGGTATGCAACGGGCAGAAGTCATGATAAAAGGTCCTGGTCTCGGACGAGATGCGGCATTAAGAGCTATTCGCAGAAGTGGTATACTCTTAAGCTTCGTCTGAGATGTAACCCCTATGCCACATAATGACTGCAGACCCCCTAAAAAAAGGCGCGtgtaaaaatcaatataaatatgGATTTAGCTAAAGAGTtcaagagaaataaataattcaacGATTTCAATATTATTATGATTCGGGAGA
This region of Mercurialis annua linkage group LG1-X, ddMerAnnu1.2, whole genome shotgun sequence genomic DNA includes:
- the LOC126666001 gene encoding 50S ribosomal protein L16, chloroplastic: MKGIAFRGNRICFGRYALQALEPAWITSRQIEAGRRAMTRNARRGGKIWVRIFPDKPVTLRPAETRMGSGKGSPEYWVAVVKPGRILYEMRGVAENIARRAILIAASKMPIRTQFIISG
- the LOC126665996 gene encoding 50S ribosomal protein L14, chloroplastic, with the protein product MIQSQTRLNVADNSGARELMCIRIIGTSNRRYAHIGDIIVAVIKEAAPNSPLERSEVIRSVIVRTCKELKHDNGMIIRYDDNAAVVIDQEGNPKGTRIFGAIARELRQLNFTKIILLAPEVL